The genomic DNA TGGTATGCGTTTACGTTCTGTAAGCCGTGTCTGCGCTGACCATAACATCAGGAGTCCTTTAGCTTATGTCACTAACGGATACTCAAGTCTACATTGCGCTGGTGATTGCCCTCATCCCCGCTGTGATGGCGTTCCGTCTGTCTACCGAACTGTACAAATAAGCGACAGTTTTTAGGCAAATGGGTGCAGGTCTGCATCAGGCACGATAAATTTCCCTTAATTAAACTGGGATACATCTGGTCTGGCGTTCCCTCCGGTTCCTCAGATCAGGGCTAAGCTCACACTAAACTCGAACAGAGAGCTGTCTTGCGGCATCAGTCTGCGATCGATTTTGCGATCGGGATGGGTGCCATAGGAAGGCTCTCTGTTTTGCATGGAGGATTCGGGATGGAGGGTTCGGGATGAAGGATTACATGAAATATTGAGTATGACTGTTTGGCGCAATGAATATAGGGATAAGTGGCATGAGGGGTAAAAGGGCTTTGCCAGTCGCGCTTGGAGAATGCTTAACTGCGAAAATGCACGGCTTCTGCACTGTTGTTCTTCACCGTCTAATCTTTACCGTCAATTTCAC from Leptolyngbya ohadii IS1 includes the following:
- the psaM gene encoding photosystem I reaction center subunit XII, with translation MSLTDTQVYIALVIALIPAVMAFRLSTELYK